GGTGCACGGTGACGCCGAAGGCGAAATCCATAAGGGTCCCCCAGCTGAACAGGGGGATGCCTATTTCGTGCTGCAGGGCCCTGGCAAACGGGGGGAACCCCGTACACTCCAGTACCATTGCGCCCATGTCGGGATGGGCTTCGAAAAAAGCGGTTCCTGCGGCGACGAAGTCCCTCTCCGCCTTTTCATAGACGGCGCCCGGCGGGGATGTGCGGTTGTTCTGGCTCCAGAGGTGCTCGAATTCGGGGCAGTCATAGTCGTCTTCGGCACCTGCGATCACGTAATTGCTGCCGATTTCTATGTCGACGGCCAGCAGGTGGTCGTCGTAGATGTACTCCCTTTCCGCCACCAGAATGCCGACAACTTTGTCCGGTCCGACGATTTGCTGGGCCCAGGGGACCTGCAACAGGCTGGACATGAAAACGGGCACATCCACGTGGGCGGCGATTTCCTTCTGGAAATAGGCAAAATAACCGCATTCTGCGGCAATGGCGCGGCAACCCATGCGCTCGAGTTTGCGCGCGGCCTGTTGAATCGGCGCCAGGCAGGGTGACTTGTCTTGATCCACCACCAGCGCCTTGATGTCGACGCCCTCGGCGAC
The nucleotide sequence above comes from Deltaproteobacteria bacterium. Encoded proteins:
- a CDS encoding aspartate/glutamate racemase family protein; the protein is MFANRDMSIKRIKARKEHRCYGMGLGIIILDDVYPGFPGDVRNASAYPFPIQFEVAEGVDIKALVVDQDKSPCLAPIQQAARKLERMGCRAIAAECGYFAYFQKEIAAHVDVPVFMSSLLQVPWAQQIVGPDKVVGILVAEREYIYDDHLLAVDIEIGSNYVIAGAEDDYDCPEFEHLWSQNNRTSPPGAVYEKAERDFVAAGTAFFEAHPDMGAMVLECTGFPPFARALQHEIGIPLFSWGTLMDFAFGVTVHRDYYGHV